The genomic segment GCTCTCGACGGAGCTCGCGGCGGCGCTGCGGGCGCGGCTGGAGGAGGCGAGCCGGGGGGAGTTCCGCGGCCCCGAGATGGAGGCGGTGCGCCCGATCCTGGAGATCCAGGCGCGCTGGTCGAAGATCCCCGCGGCCGACGAGCTCCTGATCGAGCGGGTGAAGACGCGCGAGGGGCACCACCTGTACTTCTTCCCCTTCGAGGGGCGGCTGGTGCACGAGGGGCTGGCGGCGCTGCTGGCGTACCGCATCTCCCGCCTGAAGGCGATCTCGTTCACCTTCTCGATGAACGACTACGGGATCGAGCTCCTCTCGCCGGAGGAGGCGCCGCTGGAGGAGGCGCTGGCGGCCGGGCTGCTGCGCCCGGAGAATCTGCTGGACGACGTGCCGGCGTCGCTGAACGCCACGGAGATGGCGCGGCGGCAGTTCCGCGAGATCGCGCGGGTGGCGGGACTGGTGTTCACCGGCTTCCCCGGCCAGTCGAAGAGCGCGCGGCAGCTGCAGGCGTCCAGCGGTCTCTTCTTCGACGTGTTCACCCGCTACGACCCCGGCAACCTGCTGGTGAGCCAGGCGCACCGCGAGGTGCTGGAGCGGCAGCTGGAGAGCAGCCGGCTGGGGCGCACGCTGGAGCGCCTCTCCGCCGGCCGAGTGGTGATCAGCGAGCCGAAGCGCACGCCGCCGCTGGCCTTCCCGCTGCTGGTGGACCGCACCCGCGAGCAGGTGTCGAGCGAAACGCTGGCCGAGCGCGTGAGGAAGATGCAGGTGCGGCTGGAGCGGGAGGCGGAGCGGGGGTGAAGCCCCCTCCCTGGCGCCTGGCGCGCCGGTCCCTCCCCCGCTGCGCGGTGGAGGGTGGCCCCGCACCGGCACTCGGCGGGGCGGAACGAGCGTGAGGGATGCGCGCGCAGCCCGGCCCGGAGCGCAGCGGAGGGACACGCCCAAAACCCGCGGCCCGCTCTTCCGTAGTTCATCGCCGTCCGAGAGACTGAGCGGCAGGGAGTGGCGCGGATCGTCCCCAAACCCTTGTCGCCGCACGGGGATCGTGGCGATATTCGAGATCCCGCTGGACCCGCAGCCACCCCACTCGTCCACCGCAGTCCGAAGGAACCGACCCCATGTCGCAGCTCTCCAGGCTCGAGGACGCCGTGGAGTTCGCGGAGAACCCCGAGCCGCGCTGCCCCTGCGTGCTCCTGCTCGACACCTCCGGCTCCATGCGCGGCGAGCCGCTCGACGCGCTCCAGGCGGGGCTCGACGCCTTCCGCTTCGACCTGGCGCTGGACCCGCTGGCCTCGCGCCGCGTGGAGGTGGCCGTGGTGGCGTTCGACGACGCCGCGCGGCTGGTGCAGGACTGGACGAGCCCCGACCTCTTCGACGTGCCGCTCCTGGACGCCGACGGGATGACGCACATGGGCGAGGCCATCAACCTGGCCCTCGACCTGGTGGAGGAGCGCAAGGCCCGCTACCGCGCCTACGACGTGGCCTACTACCGCCCCTGGATCTTCCTGGTGACCGACGGCGAGCCGCAGGGCGAGCCCGACGAGGCGATCCGTGAGGCCGCGCGCCGCATCCGCGAGGCCGAGGAGAAGAAGCAGGTGGCGTTCTTCGCCGTGGGCGTGGAGCGGGCGAACCT from the Longimicrobium sp. genome contains:
- a CDS encoding VWA domain-containing protein: MSQLSRLEDAVEFAENPEPRCPCVLLLDTSGSMRGEPLDALQAGLDAFRFDLALDPLASRRVEVAVVAFDDAARLVQDWTSPDLFDVPLLDADGMTHMGEAINLALDLVEERKARYRAYDVAYYRPWIFLVTDGEPQGEPDEAIREAARRIREAEEKKQVAFFAVGVERANLSKLKQLTVRDPLRLRGLDFREMFVWLSRSMQSVAHSRPDESVRLQPTGWAEL